The region ATAGCAGCTCTTTAAGCTGATTTCTATTCAGCCGTTTGTTATAGACTTTTTTAGCATCTGCAGTCATTCCAAGTACTTGGAATACATTCTTTGCAAGATCAATCGCAATAGTGGTAACTTTCATAGTGGACGCTCCTTATGTAACTGAATGGTCAATATCAGTTTGGCGCATTGACGCCGAATTAGGGAGCGTCCATCTCATCAGCCATCGTTAATTGCACTTCCTGTCGCTGTCACAAAATCCATAGACAGCCATTGTTAATTGCACTTCCTGTCGCTGCGACTAAAATTTAATCATGGTGATATCATTGGAGTGAGTTATGCCACAGCCTAGAAGAACGCTAATCAGTATCGAAGACACGCCTTATTATCATTGTTGTAGCCGTGTCGTGCGCCGCGCATATCTCTGTGGTGATGATAAGTACACAGGTAAAAACTATGACCATCGACGCGGTTGGGTTGAGGCGCAAATTCTTAAATTATCTGAAGTATTTGCGATTGATGTGGCTGCCTATGCGGTGATGAGTAATCATTTGTATATTGTGTTATATATCGATTTAGATAAAGCCAATGTCTGGTCAGATAGGGAGGTGGTAGAACAATGGCATCAATGCTTTAACGGCACAGCACTCACACAAAAATTTGCTCGAGGTGAAGTGATTGATGAGCACCAAGTGGCTAAATTAAAACATCTTATTGCAACTTACCGCTCACGACTGAGTGATATTAGCTGGTTTATGCGATGCCTTAATGAGCCGATTGCCAGACAAGCCAACTTTGAAGATAATTGCACAGGTCATTTCTGGGAAGGGCGGTTTAAATCTCAAGCGCTTTTGGATGAAGCGGCAGTGCTGGCCTGTATGGCTTATGTCGAGCTTAATCCTATTCGCGCTAAGATTGCCAATACGCCCGAGAATTCAGACTACACCAGCCTTCAATTGCGAGTCAAAGCAGCAATTAATGGAAAGCAGCCTACCAGATTACTGCCTTTTATTGGGGATGAACGGCTGAATCAACCCAAAGGCATAAACTTCGCGCTGAAAGACTATCTTGAATTAATTGATGAAACAGGCCGTATTATTCGAGATGATAAACGCGGAGCAATCTCAGCCAATGCAGATAAGATATTAACGAGGCTAAACATTCCTGCTGAAAATTGGCTCAAAATCACCACAGAGTTTGGGCATCTATTTCATGGACCAGTAGGAACATTGCAAGAGCTAAGTCGTTACTGTGAACACTTAAATAAAAGACGACGGCATTTTTCCACGAGTTGTGAGTATCTGAAAGTAGGCTAGGCGCTGGATTCACGTAATAAGTGCAACAGAGCTTTAATATACCTCCAATAAAATCTTCCTCAGTTTATCAACAGAGCAGATATTCCTCGTCTAAAAATCAACTTTTTACGACAAAAAACCTCATTTTGTTAAGAGCACTCGGTTATATGAGCTTAACACTCCTTCCTTTCATGAGTTGATAGTTGCAAAACATAGAGCGTTCGCTAGAATATAGGTATGTTATTGATTAACAATGGCTGGCTATGATTTCCCGTTTATCAACCGAGCAGATATTCCTTGTCTGAAAATCAACTTTTTATGACAAAAAGCCTCATTTTGTTAAGAGCACTCGGTTATATGAGCTTAACACTCCTTCCTTTCATGAGTTGATAGTTACAAAACATAGAGCGCTCGCTAGAATGTCGATATGTTATTGATTAACAATGGCTGGCTATGATTTTCTAACACTTAAATAAAAGACGACGGCATTTTTCCTCGAGTTGTGAGTATCTGAAAGTAGGCTAGACGCTGGATTCACGTAATAAGTGCAACAGAGCTCTAATATATCCCCAATAGAATCTTCCTCAGTTTATCAACAGAGCAGATATTCCTTGCCTGAAAATCAACTTTTTACGACAAAAAACCTCATTTTGTTAAGAGCACTTAGTTATATGAGCTTAACACTCCTTCCTTTCATGAGTTGACAGTTGCAGAACGTTGAAGGCTCGCGGGGATGTCGTTATGTTATTGATTAACAATGGCTGGCTTTGATTTTGGGCTTTGATTTTGGTTCGCGGGGATGTCGGTATGTTATTGATTAACAATGGCCTGGCTATGACTTTGGACTCCTAAATAAGCCTCCGGCTTTGCCGGAGGTAAGTTAACTTCGTGGAGCCCAGTGAAGTAACTATCTCTAAACTATCTAAAATGAAGGCTAACGCTACAACTTGTCCCCGTTGGAAATCCTTAGCTTTTCAGAAGGATTTCGCCGGGGCGTCATAGGTGGATGCAAGGAGGATAAGGACGAGCAGTCCTCCTTGCCCTGTGCAGAGTGGAACACTGCGACTTTAATTTAGGCCTTTGTCCACCGAGCAAACAAGTTGCCCTCCCGCTCAGGGCTACCGACTCTACACCGTGTGAACGTGAAGCCAATTCTGATCACTCAGTATCATAATCCTCGACCTGATCGCGACCAATATTGGTCACTCAAAGTAGCGTGAGGGTGGGTGATTCGATTTGCTATTAATTATCTTGAAAAGGTGATCCTAGCAAGTTTTAATCTTCTGCCTTAGGAGTCGTAATACTTTTTCTTGACATAAAATTAATCTTAACTAAAATGTCGCGAAATTATAAATATAATGTTAGATATCTCTTGATTATTTAGAGATATCTGTTAGAGAAAAAGATCAAGAACGGTAGCTGTTAAGCGACCGAATATAATGTAACTACATGAAAAACCAATTTAAATTATTGATATTTAAGTGAGTTAACCCAGTGTGGAATAACGTTGATAGGTTTGTCGATTACGTTAAGTATTGGTTGGATTCTACTTAAGTATTTACCTTTTTTGAAAAAATTATTAGATGACATTTTGAGATATTAGATTTATGAGCAGTAAAAATATAGATGGTACACAAGAATCAGAAGCTGTAATAGGTGCTAAGGAGTTAGGTTATGGTGGCTGGCTGAGGTTTTTAAAAGCATATCTAACCATATCTATGGTGGGATATTTAATTGTTATTATTTTTTATGCAACTCACATTGTTTGGGAATATTTGATATTCGATAAAGCACTAGATATTTATGCTCTAATGCTTGGAGTACTACCTGGTTTCTTTCTTTCTTTTGCCATATTGAAAATATTAAAAATACAGAAAGAGCATATTCCAAACAAAATAACATTATATATAGATATTTATTTTACACTTAGCGTCGTTATTTATTTTTTACTTATTTATCTTTTTAATGAAAGCTACATATCAGAAAAACCAGGGATTATGGCTTTTGAATTTATATTTCGTTTTTGTTGGATTCGTTATTTTAAAAAATCTAAAAGAGTACTTTCGTATTACGGTAAGAATGCTGAAAAAGGTTATGGTTTGGCTTAGTGATAGTTAAGCTTGTTTTATT is a window of Shewanella sp. VB17 DNA encoding:
- a CDS encoding transposase: MPQPRRTLISIEDTPYYHCCSRVVRRAYLCGDDKYTGKNYDHRRGWVEAQILKLSEVFAIDVAAYAVMSNHLYIVLYIDLDKANVWSDREVVEQWHQCFNGTALTQKFARGEVIDEHQVAKLKHLIATYRSRLSDISWFMRCLNEPIARQANFEDNCTGHFWEGRFKSQALLDEAAVLACMAYVELNPIRAKIANTPENSDYTSLQLRVKAAINGKQPTRLLPFIGDERLNQPKGINFALKDYLELIDETGRIIRDDKRGAISANADKILTRLNIPAENWLKITTEFGHLFHGPVGTLQELSRYCEHLNKRRRHFSTSCEYLKVG